One Alnus glutinosa chromosome 3, dhAlnGlut1.1, whole genome shotgun sequence genomic region harbors:
- the LOC133864339 gene encoding uncharacterized protein LOC133864339, which yields MDESYTSLPTSHLLGSVPAVVKEEKNGTNYEVPEANMQIFPPNNAGRGYQTLGSPPEGFEQQPANGWKGVFSISSYTQYFNVDTDIVLNRLMSSLYPIGTDFFSKIDANPDLYGLIWISTTLVFVLASFGNCATYLMEKHSDSTTSWSFDVSYVNMAAGSVYGYAIVVPLAFYFLLQYLGANANLVRFWCLWGYSLSVFVLASFLLLIPVEILRWIIILLAGTASACFVALNLRSYMAGSDLSLMVVAAFFLQMALAIFIKVWFFP from the exons ATGGACGAATCCTACACAAGCCTCCCTACCAGCCATTTGCTTGGCTCCGTGCCC GCGGTtgtcaaagaagaaaagaatgggACAAACTATGAGG TCCCTGAAGCAAATATGCAAATATTCCCTCCAAATAATGCAGGGCGGGGTTATCAAACTCTTGGAAGTCCACCTG AAGGATTTGAGCAACAACCAGCAAACGGCTGGAAGGGAGTGTTTAGTATCTCCTCATACACACAATATTTCAATGTTGATACAGACATTGTCTTAAACCGGCTGATGAGTTCTTTGTATCCTATTGGCACAGATTTTTTTAGCAAGATTGATGCTAACCCTGATCT ATATGGGCTTATCTGGATTTCCACTACATTGGTATTTGTGCTTGCTTCTTTTGGGAATTGTGCAACCTACCTCATGGAGAAACATAGTGACAGCACTACGTCTTGGAGTTTTGACGTCAGCTATGTAAATATGGCAGCAGGTTCAGTCTATGGTTATGCAATTGTGGTGCCACTAGCCTTTTACTTCTTGCTGCAGTATCTGGGTGCAAATGCAAACCTTGTGCGATTTTGGTGCTTGTGGGGAtattctctctctgtttttgttCTGGCCTCA TTTCTGTTGCTCATCCCGGTCGAGATTCTTCGGTGGATCATTATACTTCTTGCTGGTACTGCTTCAGCATGTTTTGTTGCCTTGAACCTCAGGTCTTATATGGCAGGCAGTGATCTTTCACTGATGGTGgttgctgcatttttcttgcaAATGGCTTTGGCGATCTTCATCAAGGTCTGGTTCTTTCCATGA